The Zea mays cultivar B73 chromosome 7, Zm-B73-REFERENCE-NAM-5.0, whole genome shotgun sequence DNA segment TAACAATCGATGGCCTGTGATATCTGTCAGGTCAGAATCGAGATCCAGTACGTACCTCCAGGTAGTGGTCGACGACTGTGTACATGAGGTCGTGGTCGTGCGCGGACCGCGCGCGCATGGCCTCCACGACCACCAGAAACTCCTCCACGGGGAGCGCGGCCACGTCGTCGAGCCACCTCCCGCTCCCGCTGTCGGACGCCGCGAGCACCTCGACGCACCGGGCGAGCAGGTCCGCGGCGGGCCCGGCCGCCTCGCCGCCCAGGAACGCCGCGCAGCACCGCAGCACGCCCGCGGCTCGGCCGTGGTCGGTGGCCACCTCATGGAAGTAGTCCTCCGCGGCGTGGGTCAGCCCGCAAGGGTCCCGCCCCGGGCCCGGTCCCGCGCCCAGCTCCAGCCAGGCCCCCGCCACCCACGCCGCGGCGAGGCTCGCCGGGGacagcgccgccgccgctgcatCGTCGGGGACGACGTAGCAGGTCGCGATGGCCTGCACGAACGCGTCGAACGTGAGGCCCGCCGGCAGCGTGATCGCGACGTCGCTGGACTCTGACAGCAGGCGCCTCAGGTAGCTGCTCCGCGACGTGATCACGTCCTGCGAACAGTGAGCTGTTAAAATCCTCGCAAAATTCGGCTGCAAAATGATTACTTCACTCTCTGCAACAAACGCGCTAGTCACCTGTTTGCGAAATAATCCTTCAAGTCCAAATTATAGTAGCTTTTTTTTCTAGATATATAACTGTTGTATATAAGTGGATACATATTATGCATGCTTATTAGATATGCAGCAGTACGTACGAGCTATATAAACGTTTATAACTGAGGAAGTACTAAACATATATAAAAAAATCATTGCGGCATGGATTGAGCTGGCTCCTGCAAAATCTGATATTTTTCCAAGCATGGTCTGGCCTTGCATCCACTATCAGTTGCAGCAAAGACAAGAACAATGAGTGTACTATCCGTACGACAGGTATATTGTCAGATTTCAGGTTGCGCGAGCCAAAGTGGCTGCAATCAGGAGGAAAGCTAGACCATGTGATCCGGCAAATGATTGGCCGAGCCCACAACGTAGCAGCGCCAAATTACTGTTGCCGGGCGAGGGCTCCGATCTTGATGATTACTCTTATTAAGTGGCCGTGCATATGACACCGCAGTTAATTAAGGAATGTTTGGCAAGGGAAAAAATGGTAGCGCGCAACTTTACGTTTTATATTGTTCACTGCATTCGTCTACCCTGCAGTAAGTAGATCGTAGCGAGCATAGTACGTTCTGAGATTCAGAATTAAAGTAGATCCTAGCGAGCATAGTACAACATCATTTTGAAATGGCATTGCGTTGTCACTTGGCAGACATGAATGCAATGTGGCCATTGGACAAAAACGGGCAGTACGCCCGTACAACGTACGTGGACAGTAAGGTCTGGTCCCAATCCTGCGGGGCTACGGCCGCCCGTGTTCGAAATGCCGGCAGCGTCGCCTGTTCATCCACCTATAATTTTTAAAGGCCCAAACTACTGATGCGCACATGTGACACCTGACGTAGTACCATGGAGGGACAAAAGGATCTCCATCTCCATCTGCTCCTCTCGAAGCAAGAGTATTGAAGCAGGGAATTAGAGAGAATCCATATAGAGAAAACATCATGGATCCTGTTCAATTGTTCAATTTCTCTGATCACCAAACCAGTTTTGAAGACACACTATAGCCCCTCAATCTTCTTCAATACTCTTCCTCTCAAACAAGTCCTAAGGTTACAGTTTAAACCAGCAACACAACATTCACAAAAACGAAGCTACAATGGAGGAACAACAGTCAGGAACGCCGAACAGTTGACGGGCATAATACGCTTGACAGACATAATGTAAGAGCAAATTTAATAATATAAGTCTATAGTGAGCTTTATAATGTTGCTATGTCACGTATAGCTAACTAGAAACCTGTTCATATAGTAACCCTTCTATGATATAAATTATACAAAGTGTCTTAAAGTCTGTGAGGAGCCCACTTTCAGCTGACTACTAGTAGTGAGCAAACCATTTTCTCTATTTCTTTTCTTCTACGCCACCATAAATCTCATCTTAAGTCACCTGCATGCACGAGTTAACTCGTGTGGCGGTTGCAGAAAGAGTAGACTGAAAGTTATGACTGACTGCCGATGCGCTAACCAAGGCGGGGACGTAGCGGTAAATAAATGAGCGACAGATACTACGTCATCAATTATTGCCTCTTCGGAGGCCATTGTTGGGAACTGTTCCTCGTGGGGCGGAGCTGGGAGAAAGGGTAATTACCATTCCTGGCTAAAGACTGACGCTCAGCCACACTCCTCAGCTACTACGGCGTGCATTTGGGAGGCCAGAGTTTAGTGCATTTTAGCGGGAACTGGTACTGCAGCTGCTGGCCGGTGGCCACCCACAACGTGTTCTCGTGCAGTTCAGGACTTGAGGTGTGCCAGGAGGAGGAGGAAGCCTGCAAGGCTGTGCCAGAAACAGAGGAGGCAGATGTCTCGGTGAATCTATACGTCGTGGATTGGGCTTGGGCAGTGTCTCGTGTCTCCTTGCGCAGGCAGGGAAAACGATGGATTGGAACGCACAGCAACTAATGCGAGTCGCTCGTTTATTGCCATCACAAGAGACGTGTGCTGCGGGCGCTGATTTCTCATGCGTTGCCGTTTCGGTGTATGTATCCACAGCCAAGCCAAGCCGAGCCGAGCACACTGCACACTAGTTAATTCTCCATGCGTGGAATTTTTTATCAAAAAAATTGGTTTATTACTGTTCTCTTAACGGAAGGCATGCCATACCACCAGCAGCTGCAGCACGATCTGTCATAAAAGAAGGGGATGGGGGACAAAAAACCTGCAGGCGTCACTAATGCGGCAGAACGGAGAGGCCGCTTCCGTTGCCGTGTTTGAAAATGTCGACCCAGATGGCAGTACAGTACAGCGGAGAAAACTTTGAACTACAAAACAGTTTTTAGCTAAAATCCAGCGGAGGAAATTTCTGAAGTTGAGCATGCTGTATCACCCAGCGCAGACGGAGGACTGAACTGGGGTGGTAATCGTGCATCAGGAGGAGAGGACGAGGAGACGGAGAGGAGTCGGATGTTACCCTGTGCAGAGGGAGGCGATGCTCCTGGACGCGGACGACCACGTCGGGCTTGCGCGACCCGTTCTCCCGGCACCTGCACGGGCGGCGATCGATCAGTGAAGTCATCGTTATTATGTCCCGAAATCGAGAGTCGCACTGAGCCACACGACATGGCAGCACGCACGTACCACGCTTGCACTGCGCGCCTGAGCGCCGGCGGCAGGGACGACGGGTGCGCCTCCGCCACCGCCGCGGCGTCCTCCACCTCCGGGGAGGAGGAGCGCGAGGTGGGCGGCGAGGACGACATGGTGCCGGTGGGCGAGTCGAAGCGCTCCTCCTCTTGTCCCTcgtggtcgtcgtcgtcttcctcctcctcctcgtggTCGTCCTCGTAGATGGTGTCGACGACGCCGAGCTCCTGCCACCCTATGCTCATCTCCATGCCCTCCCCCTCTCTGTATGACTGTATCCGGTCCTCCGGAGGCTGCCGCTGCGGCTGCGCTTGTTGTGGTAGTAGGGTTGTGGCCCAGCGACGGCGTTACAAGGGGTGTGTTAAATCGGGGCGGCAATGAATGCGTGCATGTGGCTTGTAAATGCGGTGGCACCCCGCGGCCGGCCGGCCCCCCCGATCCCTCCCTGTCCTTTCCCGCGCTAGGGAACGCCGGGAGGTTCTTCTGCTCCCATGCGTGCTGGTATGTTTTGAACAGCAGCATCGCCTAGTGGATGTCTCACTCTCAGGTTCAGAACCCGCATCGTCGGCTAGGGCTTTTTAAAGAGAACGCATAGATGTATGTTCGTTTGACTTTAATCCATATTATCTTATACTGATTCTATAGTGTTTTTGTCTCTATAGAATTAACAGTCTAAAGATACGAGTTTAATTCGAAGCGAACTATCCCTACTGTGTTGGCGTTTTCGCTAGACTGTTTCATGTCATTTTTTTTCTGAGATGTACTAGTACTGCCGTTGAACTTGATATGTTACTATCCAATGGATTTAAGAGATGTTGACCTCCGTTGAACACTGTTTTGTAACCCACTGAACTAATTAACTTATGTGGTGATCTGAGAGCATCTTCATCACCAGAACTCTGGTATTGTATTGTATCTCGTGCCTGTAAGTTGTCTTCAGAGTACCCTACGTCAATTTAGGATATAGTAGAATACTGCAGCGGCACATTAACTAAAACATATCTTTTTACATTTATCTTTTTAGAGTTATGTTTTTTAAAAGGAGGATGCTTCTTTAGGATTATATTCTGTTACAAATTATGAATATTGGAGATGAGATAAAGAGATTTGCTGCAGCTTCCCGTCTATCTTTTACTATACAAGAGACAAGAGACGTTTGGATACAAGAGACTTTGCGGCCCGGCTCGCCTCAAGGAACGGAAGCAAATGGTTGTTCATTACTCTCGCTGCGAGCTTCCGTTCATTCTGAATTTGTACTTTTCATGGATGGTTAATTTGACGTGATGGGGCTTCCATCGTGCACGCAGTAAGAGTTTAACGGGGCATGTGCTTTGTCCGCATCCGGGAA contains these protein-coding regions:
- the LOC103633370 gene encoding BTB/POZ domain-containing protein At3g49900; the encoded protein is MEMSIGWQELGVVDTIYEDDHEEEEEDDDDHEGQEEERFDSPTGTMSSSPPTSRSSSPEVEDAAAVAEAHPSSLPPALRRAVQAWCRENGSRKPDVVVRVQEHRLPLHRDVITSRSSYLRRLLSESSDVAITLPAGLTFDAFVQAIATCYVVPDDAAAAALSPASLAAAWVAGAWLELGAGPGPGRDPCGLTHAAEDYFHEVATDHGRAAGVLRCCAAFLGGEAAGPAADLLARCVEVLAASDSGSGRWLDDVAALPVEEFLVVVEAMRARSAHDHDLMYTVVDHYLENHKGKLTEEDKSRLCYNVNCTKLSQHLFMHLVQNPRLPLRFVVQAMLVEQLHSHHTMLLTHHHQAAALAPTRSAAPLLKPTPSGVFSGGVAGEDASMTLGDILQRDAALHQSAHIRASMQATSLRIETLERELAGLRTRLRRSEQQQAETEAAAAAATGASSTDCAPGKSASFRIPRSRLWEGEELAPVGLRRAAARDSSARGFKSRLVHGFKNLFGRRQAATGAPSATGEDSSTRCFGDKGAAAATPELESDDDEVVSMEERRRPHRRNHSLV